In one Choloepus didactylus isolate mChoDid1 chromosome 1, mChoDid1.pri, whole genome shotgun sequence genomic region, the following are encoded:
- the LOC119544835 gene encoding shematrin-like protein 2: protein MSYCGNYCRGLGSGYGGFSGLGHGYGYVSFPRLGYGLGYGGCGYSCCRSVRYGGYSFSGKIVTRSRENVKCIVTGSSALHLTQDLVCLEEPTTLTHPDNMSYCDNYYKGLGSGYGGFAGLGHGYGCVSFPRLVYGCGYGGYRYSCCRPVRYGGYSFSGCS from the exons ATGAGCTACTGCGGCAACTACTGCAGGGGCCTGGGCTCTGGCTATGGAGGCTTCTCAGGCCTGGGCCATGGCTATGGCTATGTCAGCTTCCCCAGGCTGGGCTATGGCCTTGGCTACGGAGGCTGCGGATACAGCTGCTGCCGCTCAGTCCGTTATGGTGGATACAGCTTCTCCG GGAAAATTGTCACCCGGtcaagagaaaatgtaaaatgtattgtCACAGGGTCATCAGCCCTACACCTGACACAAGATCTG GTTTGCCTGGAAGAGCCAACCACCCTCACCCACCCTGACAATATGAGCTACTGCGACAACTACTACAAGGGCCTGGGCTCTGGCTATGGAGGCTTCGCAGGCCTGGGCCATGGCTATGGCTGTGTCAGCTTCCCCAGGCTGGTCTATGGCTGTGGCTATGGAGGCTACAGATACAGCTGCTGCCGCCCAGTCCGTTACGGTGGATACAGCTTCTCGGGCTGCTCCTGA
- the LOC119544910 gene encoding keratin-associated protein 19-8-like: MSYCGNYCRGLGSGYGGFSGLGHGYGYVSFPRLGYGLGYGGCGYSCCRPVRYGGYSFSGCS, from the coding sequence ATGAGCTACTGCGGCAACTACTGCAGGGGCCTGGGCTCTGGCTATGGAGGCTTCTCAGGCCTGGGCCATGGCTATGGCTATGTCAGCTTCCCCAGGCTGGGCTATGGCCTTGGCTACGGAGGCTGCGGATACAGCTGCTGCCGCCCAGTCCGTTATGGTGGATACAGCTTCTCCGGCTGCTCCTGA